Proteins from a genomic interval of Archangium lipolyticum:
- a CDS encoding pyridoxal phosphate-dependent decarboxylase family protein — protein sequence MDLPELGTNLLNRVPPRLLSAAERYLKSVPLLRNRLAKETDSMLAGLEGDLKPYRGQLPTFATLPPKGLSHEQVLNEMGQMKEKEEHRWKDGLVSGAVYHGDSEHIDFLNRVYAINSQSNPLHADLWPSATKFEAEVVAMTAHMLGATEANAGRPPEEHICGALSSGGTESIMLAMKTYRDWARETKGITRPEMVAPSTAHPAFDKAAHYFGIKMVRVPVGPDYRADVKATRKAINRNTIVIIGSAPSFPHGTIDPIEELSELARKRGIGFHTDACLGGFVLPWARKLGYPVPEFDFRLPGVTTMSADTHKFGYAAKGTSVVLYRGTELRSHQYFTATEWPGGIYFSPTFSGSRPGALIAAAWASLVSTGEEGYLDATRRILETADALKRGIRAIPGLHVLGEPLFVIAFGSDTVDIYKVMERMGSRGWSLNGLHKPAAVHICVTQRHTQPGVAERFLEDLRAAIEHVRANPGEKGTMAPVYGMAGTVPFRGILSDLLKKYMDLLYKV from the coding sequence ATGGATCTGCCCGAGCTCGGAACGAACCTCCTCAACCGCGTCCCTCCCCGGCTGCTGTCGGCGGCGGAGCGCTACCTCAAGAGCGTCCCCCTGCTGCGCAACCGGCTGGCGAAGGAGACGGACTCCATGCTGGCCGGGCTGGAGGGCGACCTGAAGCCCTACCGCGGGCAGCTCCCCACCTTCGCCACGCTCCCGCCCAAGGGCCTCTCGCACGAGCAGGTGCTCAACGAGATGGGCCAGATGAAGGAGAAGGAGGAGCACCGCTGGAAGGACGGGCTCGTCTCGGGGGCCGTGTACCACGGCGATTCCGAGCACATCGACTTCCTCAACCGCGTGTACGCCATCAACTCGCAGAGCAACCCGCTGCACGCGGACCTCTGGCCCAGCGCCACCAAGTTCGAGGCCGAGGTGGTGGCCATGACGGCGCACATGCTCGGCGCCACCGAGGCCAACGCGGGCCGGCCTCCGGAGGAGCACATCTGTGGTGCCCTCTCGTCAGGCGGTACCGAGAGCATCATGCTGGCCATGAAGACGTACCGCGACTGGGCCCGCGAGACGAAGGGCATCACCCGGCCCGAGATGGTGGCCCCCTCCACCGCGCACCCCGCCTTCGACAAGGCCGCGCACTACTTCGGCATCAAGATGGTTCGCGTGCCGGTGGGGCCGGACTACCGCGCGGACGTGAAGGCCACGCGCAAGGCAATCAACCGCAACACCATCGTCATCATCGGCTCGGCGCCGTCGTTCCCCCATGGGACCATCGATCCCATCGAGGAGCTGTCGGAGCTGGCGCGCAAGCGCGGCATCGGCTTCCACACCGACGCGTGCCTGGGCGGCTTCGTGCTGCCCTGGGCGAGGAAGCTCGGCTACCCGGTGCCGGAGTTCGACTTCCGGCTGCCCGGCGTCACCACCATGTCCGCGGACACGCACAAGTTCGGCTACGCGGCCAAGGGCACGTCCGTGGTGCTGTACCGGGGCACCGAGCTGCGCTCGCACCAGTACTTCACCGCCACCGAGTGGCCCGGCGGCATCTACTTCTCCCCCACCTTCTCCGGCAGCCGCCCCGGCGCCCTCATCGCGGCGGCCTGGGCCTCGCTCGTGTCCACCGGTGAGGAGGGCTACCTGGACGCCACGCGCCGCATCCTGGAGACGGCGGACGCCCTCAAGCGCGGAATCCGCGCCATCCCCGGTCTGCATGTGCTGGGAGAGCCGCTCTTCGTCATCGCCTTCGGTTCGGACACCGTGGACATCTACAAGGTGATGGAGCGGATGGGCTCCAGGGGCTGGAGCCTCAACGGTCTGCACAAGCCCGCGGCGGTACACATCTGTGTGACCCAGCGTCACACCCAGCCCGGCGTGGCCGAGCGCTTCCTGGAGGATCTGCGGGCCGCCATCGAGCACGTGCGCGCCAACCCGGGCGAGAAGGGCACCATGGCGCCCGTCTACGGCATGGCGGGCACCGTGCCCTTCCGGGGCATCCTGAGTGACCTGCTCAAGAAGTACATGGACCTGCTCTACAAGGTGTGA